The DNA window AAAAATCTCATATTATAAAGGGATTTGATGGTAATGAATGGATTAATATGATGAGAGGAAAAACTCAGCATTTGTTAACAATACCTCTGTTTACTAGAAGTAAAAGAATCATTGATAAATATGACTATGTTGATGAAAAAAGAGTTCTTCCTAAGTTAAGTAACCAAAAGTTTAATGTTTATTTGAAAGAAATAGCTGATATAGTTGGAATAAATAAAAGGCTTACTCATCATCTAGCAAGAAGAACCTTTGCAACAACTGTATTACTTTTTAATGATGTCCCTATGGAGATTGTATCACAACTTTTAGGGCATTCAAAAATTACTATAACCCAGCAACATTATGCTAAGGTAGTACAGAAAAAGGTTAGTGAGCAGATGAATAGATTGAATTCTAAGTTGAAATAACTTAATATTAGTTACTATGTTCTATTTTTACTAAATATTTAATATTATTTTATATGGAGTCAACTAATAGCCATTTTGATGGTTTTCCTATAGATTTTAAAGAAATAAATAAGGAGGATTTTCCAGATTTTTCTGTGAGTGATAAAGTAGTAATAAGTCCAAACGATGATGGGTTTATTGGTCAGGCTATTATCGATAATATAGATTTGCAAGAAAAAAATACAGTAGTTATTAATGCTGCAGTAGGTCAGGGTAAAACTACAGCTATAATGGAAGTGGTAAAAGACTATTATGATAATACTGATTATTTAATATTCATAGTTTCACCATTTACGAGTTTAGTTGAGCAATACTATAAAAAAACTGCTAGTATAGGAATACCCGAAGAGGATATTTATAGATATGAGCTAATTGGTAAGGATATGTCTAGAGATGCGTGGAATAGTAGGGTTCAGATTGCTACAGTGAATTGTTTATTAGGTAATCCAGGAGAGGAATCTTTAATAAACAGCGAAGCTAAAAGAAACTATATAAACTACTTAAAGCGAATGTGTGAAGAAAGTGGAAAAAAGGTAGTTTTTATCTATGATGAAATCCATGATTCCATTCATAATTTTAAAGAAAGATATATTTTCAACTTATGGAAATGGAAAAATGTCATTCATAAGAATTTTATATTAAGCGCCACTTACAATGAAGCTTCTAAGGTTGTAATAGAGTATCTGGCTGAGCTTACAGATGATAAAATTCAAATTATAGAATCTGAAAGAAAAGTGTTTATGGATAAGCAATCAGAATTATTTTTACATTTTAATACTGCAAGTAGTTATTCAGAAAGTAATGATGGTATACAAGCAATAGTTGAGGATTTAGTTAGAAAAGGAAAGAAAATAGATATTCTTTCATATTCTAAAAATCTTGCAGATAAAATATGTAATAATATAGATTCAGGTATTGGTAAGTTATTGTTTGATGCTTTTGGGGAGATTAACAATTGTACTTCAGATAGTAAATATTCATTTGGAGATATATTCGTAAATAGGTATAATCCTGAGAAATGTAATGTAGGGACAAACTTTAAATCTGGAGTAAGTATTGAAAAAGAAGATCATGCTTTAATCATAATTCTTCCTCCATTAGGTACAAAAGGAAATTTAAGTAATTATGGAATATTTTCAGATGGAGTAAATTCCATTATCCAAGCTTTAGCAAGACAAAGAACTAAAGGAGAAATTCATATTGTTCTCCCTCCACCTGATAAGTTTGATTCGACTACATTAATGATGTCTGAGGAATTAAAAGAAAGATTTATGGATTCCTATGAAGTACATCAGGATTACAAAGCCTCAAATGATAGATTAGTACAATATTATTCTTTTAATCAACAGGATGAACTGCTT is part of the Chryseobacterium lactis genome and encodes:
- a CDS encoding DEAD/DEAH box helicase; this translates as MESTNSHFDGFPIDFKEINKEDFPDFSVSDKVVISPNDDGFIGQAIIDNIDLQEKNTVVINAAVGQGKTTAIMEVVKDYYDNTDYLIFIVSPFTSLVEQYYKKTASIGIPEEDIYRYELIGKDMSRDAWNSRVQIATVNCLLGNPGEESLINSEAKRNYINYLKRMCEESGKKVVFIYDEIHDSIHNFKERYIFNLWKWKNVIHKNFILSATYNEASKVVIEYLAELTDDKIQIIESERKVFMDKQSELFLHFNTASSYSESNDGIQAIVEDLVRKGKKIDILSYSKNLADKICNNIDSGIGKLLFDAFGEINNCTSDSKYSFGDIFVNRYNPEKCNVGTNFKSGVSIEKEDHALIIILPPLGTKGNLSNYGIFSDGVNSIIQALARQRTKGEIHIVLPPPDKFDSTTLMMSEELKERFMDSYEVHQDYKASNDRLVQYYSFNQQDELLKTFYDEVIHENVRDEEQHIQTLSRENKLSLTFPSYKNYKILEGEKYFPKYHKFFGGDLSSFILYSALTNQFVNCRLADTNAKSLLIFEEGKIQWKLEQFLKEYLDENFLWLLQTTTSKYFYNYLKDEIFSNYKVFYKDSVGRKEIIKDSHKNFEQQLIAFVQRKFYPQNKIFNFQFYSTSGFVIDASYPRGEYLMSCISHALKMNETPDDILDSDKLVVQAYLDLNYFREKMLNSIITTRRGQRCFPNDVPENFILPDEMDRYSRMIEVLITYDPVISKNLFDFKNLFTRSNYSQAERIKGFYNYMKVDFFKGKAKKFKSSTMNGYYFIIEEDVVLPDSNLVMNFLSVEDFSIPEEAMPTLIIDADGNPFIQYLNGDREAFSIS